Proteins encoded by one window of Cyanobium sp. NS01:
- a CDS encoding sulfotransferase domain-containing protein, which translates to MRVMLVVVCGMHRSGSTLVAQLAKGLLSASCELTVSSNGLGSSVEQMHARASDPAHTWLAKVHIPRRELRRALPDQGALYLYTYRDVRDALASAWRKNRFLFGSEDRGPTIAAKFVREEIEIGAVFEDRRHCWIGRYETIVNDIPSLVNDLESFLDLSVSTALKQELVEEAAPDKQRQRSQLVSTGDQLVRLETFITTNHITDGRFGAWKETLSVEEAIASEHAARDWLRQKKYPLCFRKAMYTDPPQE; encoded by the coding sequence ATGCGAGTCATGCTGGTCGTGGTTTGTGGGATGCACCGATCTGGCTCAACCTTGGTAGCTCAGTTGGCCAAGGGCCTGCTGAGCGCTAGTTGTGAGCTGACCGTCAGCAGTAATGGTCTCGGCAGCTCAGTGGAGCAGATGCATGCCAGAGCCAGTGATCCTGCTCACACTTGGCTCGCAAAGGTTCATATCCCGCGGCGGGAGCTGCGCCGTGCGCTTCCCGATCAAGGTGCTCTCTACCTCTACACCTACCGCGATGTCCGGGATGCCTTGGCCTCAGCCTGGCGCAAGAATCGCTTCCTGTTTGGCAGCGAAGATCGTGGTCCAACGATTGCAGCCAAGTTCGTTCGCGAGGAGATCGAGATCGGGGCGGTATTCGAAGATCGTCGTCACTGCTGGATAGGGCGTTACGAAACCATCGTTAATGACATCCCCAGCCTCGTGAATGATCTGGAAAGTTTTCTGGACTTATCCGTCTCCACTGCCCTCAAACAGGAATTGGTGGAAGAGGCTGCGCCAGATAAGCAGCGACAGCGTTCCCAGCTGGTGAGCACAGGCGATCAATTGGTGCGGTTGGAAACATTCATCACCACCAATCACATCACCGATGGCCGCTTTGGCGCCTGGAAGGAAACCCTCTCAGTGGAGGAAGCCATCGCCTCCGAACATGCTGCCCGCGACTGGCTGCGCCAGAAGAAGTATCCCCTGTGCTTTCGCAAGGCCATGTACACCGATCCCCCCCAGGAATGA
- a CDS encoding glycosyltransferase 61 family protein has product MQPALNLIGTVTKRHPSWWGRASVGQPSQMIVESDALVLDISRHQHYSKRWWLNMSHGVVNKDGALIEALNDKRGARHFNYPQEDRLREISQGRGIGAQPMDKELVLYGGTLFDHFGHLLLDLTRTYQLLRLFRDLDAPIWFHYHRLRKGKTLANEPLLTQWLECLGIRERARLVRRPIRAKTLVSSSVLYRDRCFVTSDFHHACLAALCPQLREKLIHTKHKQKIAYLSRHKLSAGTTKFPGEADVVDRIGRLRQVDVICPEELSFEQKLAVYREYEWVIGFPQACMNLKVFVPQTEGHPPARQVMFLAGAKTLSTNWVNIDAACKFEDFYVDCHPDISMRLNADEGFQRSNNFNINTVVQSIEKLAAD; this is encoded by the coding sequence ATGCAACCAGCCCTTAACCTGATTGGCACCGTTACGAAACGCCATCCCTCATGGTGGGGAAGGGCTTCAGTCGGGCAACCAAGTCAGATGATCGTTGAAAGTGATGCTTTGGTTCTCGACATTAGTCGTCACCAGCATTATTCAAAACGTTGGTGGCTCAATATGAGTCATGGCGTGGTGAACAAAGATGGGGCACTCATTGAAGCCTTGAACGACAAACGCGGTGCACGACACTTTAATTACCCCCAAGAAGACCGGCTTCGGGAGATCAGCCAAGGCCGGGGTATCGGCGCCCAACCCATGGATAAAGAATTGGTACTTTATGGTGGCACTCTATTTGATCATTTCGGTCACTTACTTCTGGATCTAACCCGAACCTATCAGTTATTACGGTTGTTTCGAGATCTTGATGCTCCTATCTGGTTTCACTATCACCGACTGCGTAAGGGAAAAACCCTTGCGAATGAGCCTTTGCTCACCCAGTGGCTGGAGTGCCTGGGCATCCGGGAGAGGGCAAGGCTTGTCCGCAGACCGATCAGAGCTAAAACACTGGTATCAAGCAGCGTGCTTTACAGGGATCGCTGCTTTGTCACCAGCGACTTTCACCACGCTTGCCTTGCTGCCTTGTGCCCCCAGCTGCGCGAAAAGCTAATCCATACTAAGCACAAACAGAAGATTGCTTATCTTTCCCGCCACAAACTGAGCGCAGGAACAACCAAGTTTCCAGGAGAAGCTGATGTGGTAGACCGCATCGGGAGACTACGTCAAGTTGATGTGATTTGTCCCGAAGAGTTGAGCTTTGAGCAGAAGCTTGCCGTCTATCGCGAGTACGAGTGGGTGATCGGTTTTCCCCAAGCTTGCATGAATCTCAAGGTCTTTGTGCCCCAAACAGAAGGCCATCCTCCTGCTAGGCAGGTCATGTTCCTAGCAGGGGCGAAAACCCTCAGCACCAACTGGGTGAATATTGATGCAGCTTGCAAGTTCGAAGATTTTTATGTGGACTGCCATCCGGACATCTCCATGCGTCTCAATGCCGACGAAGGCTTTCAACGCAGCAACAATTTTAATATAAATACTGTGGTTCAGTCCATAGAAAAGCTAGCTGCCGACTAG
- a CDS encoding sulfotransferase encodes MEELLASIARGLDGADHDTVARIPVNTLPNFIVIGAAKSATTTLTRVLGRHPDIFMAKPKEPKFFGRRYDKGWNWYAKLFEDGSQARLRGEGSTMYSSTLPSFEHTAALMHTYLPATKIIYMTRHPLDRLVSQWRHIKGKHPATREFYQLLETSRLQHFLIGCSLYYQRISSFRRYFPDEQILCLTFEDLLTSPQHTLQTVLDFLAIPGEAGQLLNDGTHLPLVNEAGQQGRRYVDKPEWPWLMKWRVARRLKADTRKFLGYIDKPADYWKL; translated from the coding sequence ATGGAGGAGCTGCTCGCGTCGATCGCGCGCGGGCTGGATGGCGCCGACCATGACACTGTGGCCCGGATTCCAGTCAACACACTTCCCAACTTCATCGTGATTGGGGCAGCCAAGTCAGCCACCACCACGCTGACCAGAGTGCTAGGCAGACATCCCGACATTTTCATGGCCAAGCCAAAGGAACCGAAGTTCTTCGGTAGACGTTATGACAAAGGCTGGAACTGGTACGCGAAGCTCTTCGAGGACGGCAGCCAGGCCAGGTTACGCGGAGAAGGCAGCACAATGTACAGCAGCACCCTGCCCAGCTTTGAGCACACAGCCGCCTTGATGCACACCTATCTACCGGCCACCAAGATCATTTACATGACCAGACACCCTCTAGATCGTCTGGTATCGCAATGGCGTCACATCAAAGGGAAGCATCCTGCTACCAGGGAGTTTTACCAACTACTTGAAACCTCGAGGTTGCAACATTTTCTGATCGGATGCTCGCTTTACTATCAGCGCATCAGCAGTTTCAGAAGATACTTTCCTGATGAACAGATTTTGTGTCTGACCTTTGAAGATCTGCTGACATCACCCCAACATACCCTCCAGACTGTGCTTGATTTTTTAGCCATTCCAGGTGAAGCAGGGCAACTTCTCAATGATGGCACCCACTTGCCCCTGGTCAATGAAGCGGGCCAGCAGGGTCGTCGCTACGTTGACAAGCCTGAGTGGCCATGGCTAATGAAATGGCGTGTAGCCCGTCGCCTCAAAGCGGACACTAGGAAATTCCTGGGCTACATCGACAAACCAGCCGACTACTGGAAATTATGA
- a CDS encoding N-acetylneuraminate synthase family protein — translation MQIEQNFTQFVVFAEDTVLSALAKITANKSRLIFVVSESGILQGVLSDGDFRRWVANCSPIDLNAPVTRAMNPQCRSGLVGMSPADLAPLFSPQIQLVPLLDSHGRITAVAIEGARELRLAGRVIGDGSASFLIAEIGNNHNGCFELALKLIDAAAAAGVDCAKFQMREMRNLYVNAGDSNDMASDLGTQYTLDLLERFQLKDDELYRCFDYTARKGMIPLCTPWDVSSLEKLQRWGMEAFKVASADFTNHDLLTAIAATGKPLICSTGMATELEISSGIRHLRQQGAPFALLHCNSTYPTPYKDVNLRYLARLRELSGGPVGYSGHERGIEVPIAAVALGATVVEKHITLDPGMEGNDHKVSLLPDEFRRMVEAIRAVEDSMGSDAERAISQGELMNREVLAKSLVAACPIPRGTVIEASMVRVQSPGQGLQPYRLNDLLGHTLSSDKNPGDFFFESDLGQDAVQARHYQFGNRFGVPVRYHDLDLFSKASNLDLVEIHLSYKDLEIPITKAIPNHIPLGLVVHAPELFAGDHTLDLCNIDSDYRQHSIQQLQRVLDLAKDLRERFNCPEDVLLVTNMGGFSAHQHLLPEARLPMLDALEASLSALRCDGVEIIPQTMPPFPWHFGGQRFHNLFVDPDFIESFCKEHHYRVCLDASHSKLACNHLGQSFHGFLERILPFTAHLHLADASGVDGEGLQIDEGEIDWPLLFRMLRHHAPAASFIPEIWQGHKNQGEGAWTALERLERHDQPKSSAVPSGLAAAERTLGAQASLLN, via the coding sequence ATGCAGATCGAGCAGAATTTTACTCAGTTTGTGGTCTTCGCAGAAGACACTGTTCTGTCGGCCCTAGCCAAAATCACGGCCAATAAGTCACGGCTGATTTTTGTCGTCTCGGAAAGTGGCATCCTTCAGGGCGTGCTCAGCGACGGTGACTTTCGCCGCTGGGTGGCGAACTGCAGCCCAATCGATCTGAACGCGCCGGTGACGCGGGCCATGAATCCCCAGTGCCGCTCCGGACTGGTCGGCATGAGCCCAGCCGATCTGGCACCGCTGTTCAGCCCCCAGATCCAGTTGGTGCCACTGCTCGACAGCCACGGACGCATCACCGCCGTGGCCATTGAAGGAGCCCGTGAACTGCGACTCGCAGGTCGTGTGATCGGGGATGGCAGTGCAAGCTTCCTGATTGCGGAAATCGGCAATAACCACAATGGCTGCTTCGAGCTGGCCCTGAAGCTGATCGATGCGGCGGCCGCAGCAGGCGTGGACTGTGCCAAGTTCCAGATGCGGGAAATGAGGAATCTCTATGTCAATGCTGGCGACAGCAATGACATGGCCTCTGATCTGGGTACCCAGTACACCCTCGATCTGCTGGAGCGATTCCAGCTGAAAGACGACGAGCTCTACCGCTGCTTTGACTACACGGCCCGCAAGGGCATGATTCCCCTGTGCACACCGTGGGATGTCAGCAGCCTCGAAAAGTTGCAGCGCTGGGGTATGGAGGCCTTCAAGGTGGCCTCGGCGGACTTCACCAATCACGACCTGCTCACGGCCATCGCCGCCACGGGCAAGCCCCTGATCTGCTCCACCGGCATGGCCACGGAGCTGGAGATCAGCAGCGGCATTCGACACCTGCGCCAGCAAGGCGCCCCGTTTGCCCTGCTCCACTGCAATTCCACCTATCCCACTCCCTACAAGGATGTGAATCTGCGCTATCTCGCGCGCTTGCGCGAACTCTCCGGCGGGCCGGTGGGCTATTCGGGCCACGAACGTGGCATTGAGGTGCCCATCGCCGCAGTGGCTCTGGGAGCCACCGTGGTGGAAAAACACATCACCCTTGATCCGGGCATGGAGGGCAACGATCACAAAGTGAGCCTGCTGCCAGATGAGTTTCGTCGGATGGTGGAGGCTATTCGAGCTGTGGAAGACTCCATGGGCAGCGATGCCGAGCGCGCCATCAGCCAGGGAGAGCTGATGAACCGCGAAGTGTTGGCCAAAAGCCTGGTGGCAGCCTGCCCGATCCCCCGTGGCACCGTGATCGAGGCTTCCATGGTGCGGGTTCAGAGCCCTGGCCAAGGCCTGCAGCCCTACCGGCTCAATGATCTGCTGGGGCACACGCTCAGTAGCGACAAGAATCCCGGCGACTTCTTCTTCGAGTCTGACCTAGGGCAGGATGCCGTCCAGGCACGTCACTATCAGTTCGGCAATCGATTTGGAGTGCCTGTTCGCTATCACGATCTCGATCTATTCAGCAAGGCTAGCAATCTAGACCTGGTGGAGATTCACCTCAGCTACAAAGACCTCGAAATCCCTATTACCAAAGCCATTCCGAACCACATCCCCTTGGGCCTCGTGGTTCATGCCCCTGAATTGTTCGCTGGGGATCACACATTGGATCTTTGCAACATCGACAGCGACTACAGGCAGCATTCGATCCAGCAATTGCAACGGGTGCTGGATCTGGCGAAGGACTTGCGCGAACGCTTCAACTGTCCAGAAGACGTGTTGCTGGTGACCAACATGGGAGGGTTTTCAGCTCATCAGCACCTGCTGCCAGAAGCCAGGCTGCCGATGCTGGATGCGCTTGAGGCGAGTCTGTCAGCCCTGCGCTGTGATGGTGTGGAAATCATCCCACAGACCATGCCTCCTTTCCCCTGGCATTTCGGCGGGCAACGATTCCACAATTTGTTTGTTGACCCTGACTTTATTGAGTCGTTCTGCAAAGAGCATCACTATCGGGTTTGCCTGGATGCCTCCCACTCGAAACTGGCCTGCAACCACCTTGGCCAGTCATTTCATGGCTTTCTGGAACGGATTCTGCCGTTCACGGCCCACCTGCATCTGGCCGATGCCAGTGGCGTGGACGGGGAAGGCCTTCAAATCGACGAAGGCGAAATCGACTGGCCTTTGTTGTTTCGAATGCTACGGCACCACGCCCCCGCAGCCTCGTTCATCCCCGAGATCTGGCAAGGCCACAAGAACCAGGGGGAGGGAGCCTGGACTGCACTCGAGCGTCTTGAACGTCATGACCAACCCAAGAGCTCCGCGGTGCCCTCCGGCTTGGCCGCAGCGGAACGCACGCTTGGTGCCCAAGCTTCCCTGCTGAACTGA
- a CDS encoding DUF6716 putative glycosyltransferase codes for MSAVLLVADSDSQMLYCEALARGHRAAGLELTIHLIPRDGTPEAVKGRMAQLGTVQQGSWTTLLQDPGLSRYAAIGVFLTGSKIAGFRSAYLRSRQHDLQPRALLFCGFNGVVLERFEEAVTWRLGYDLICLNGPRDQARFERFLRHTPFRGQRTVLTGLQRAMVAEVRPLADRPRQLVFAEQVAMPASLEERRQLARLVVDLAQRFSDWQVVLKPRVAPHEATFHEIGEHITTTLEQVCRRRPANLTVSYAPLAALLAESRLFATLSSTALFDALDHGCSALVMGDFGLRGDLGSDFFGGSGLVRSLAAIGDLDALVGLQGDSAWLHWVGYDEGCSPSRLFDAIKRHRLQQAGAPAQDPVELEHRGYVVNSADLSSNQLRRAAETAIAAHDYAKAGKLLEMAALQRPDNGNIQRRLKAVRCPSRLGRRLLLLASPRFSL; via the coding sequence ATGAGCGCCGTTCTGCTGGTCGCCGACTCAGACAGCCAGATGCTGTACTGCGAGGCCCTGGCCCGGGGGCACCGCGCCGCCGGCCTTGAGCTCACCATCCACCTGATCCCCCGGGACGGCACCCCGGAGGCGGTGAAGGGGCGGATGGCACAGCTGGGCACGGTGCAACAGGGCAGCTGGACCACGCTGCTGCAGGACCCGGGTCTCAGCCGCTACGCGGCGATCGGGGTGTTCCTCACTGGCAGCAAGATCGCCGGCTTCCGCAGCGCCTACCTCCGCTCACGTCAGCACGATCTCCAACCCAGGGCCCTGCTCTTCTGCGGGTTCAACGGCGTGGTGCTGGAGCGCTTCGAGGAGGCCGTCACCTGGCGCCTGGGCTACGACCTGATCTGTCTCAACGGCCCGCGCGACCAGGCCCGCTTCGAGCGCTTCCTGCGTCACACGCCCTTCAGAGGCCAGCGCACGGTGCTCACCGGACTACAGCGGGCCATGGTGGCGGAGGTGAGGCCCCTGGCCGATCGCCCACGGCAGCTGGTGTTCGCCGAACAGGTGGCCATGCCCGCGAGCCTGGAGGAGCGGCGCCAGCTGGCCAGGCTGGTGGTGGACCTGGCCCAGCGGTTCAGCGACTGGCAGGTGGTGCTGAAGCCCCGGGTGGCTCCCCATGAGGCCACCTTCCATGAGATCGGCGAGCACATCACCACCACCCTCGAGCAGGTGTGCCGTCGTCGTCCGGCCAACCTGACGGTCTCCTACGCCCCCCTGGCCGCACTGCTGGCGGAGAGCCGCCTGTTCGCCACGCTGTCCTCCACGGCGTTGTTCGACGCCCTCGACCATGGCTGCTCAGCGCTGGTGATGGGCGACTTCGGCCTGCGCGGCGACCTGGGCAGCGACTTCTTCGGGGGCTCGGGACTGGTGCGCAGCCTGGCAGCCATCGGCGACCTCGACGCCCTGGTGGGACTCCAGGGGGATTCGGCCTGGCTCCACTGGGTGGGCTACGACGAGGGCTGCAGCCCGAGCCGGCTGTTCGACGCCATCAAGCGCCACCGGCTCCAACAGGCTGGCGCCCCTGCTCAAGACCCGGTGGAACTGGAGCATCGGGGCTATGTGGTGAATTCCGCCGACCTCTCCAGCAACCAGCTGCGGCGCGCAGCAGAGACGGCCATCGCGGCCCACGACTACGCCAAGGCGGGGAAACTGCTGGAGATGGCCGCCCTGCAGCGGCCTGACAATGGCAACATCCAGCGCAGACTGAAGGCGGTGCGTTGCCCCAGTCGCCTCGGGCGGCGCTTGCTGCTGCTGGCCAGCCCCAGGTTCAGCCTGTAA
- a CDS encoding DUF6716 putative glycosyltransferase, which produces MRVLLVSDSPATRSACGALATALESAGAEVLLDAPLGLEALSCSDLLLGLDGVGLFINPLQVPPFLQRLRQAAALRGRTPVAVFSGPSTPLVGDDLAMDLLPRLGVDLLCLQGPRQQEELADLVRTCGQSPPPTALLGLWGLAPKLPAAAPGSRPRRLVFLEQAMLPPAPGARLRLLEVLERLCSSSPDWEVILQSDPLQDGLGHAGNHAGSAAVEDSEPSLAALLEQRPPLANLRLAPPSDWARSLDRAGVCATISSPLLWEALGRELPLLLLGDYGIRSDMQGPLLFGSGLMGRITSCENLEELLHLPSPNPGWLRELGWEIGPDAAALIQWLADRPAQATDLAEQR; this is translated from the coding sequence ATGAGGGTGCTGCTGGTGAGCGACAGCCCGGCGACCCGCTCCGCCTGCGGGGCCCTCGCCACCGCGCTGGAGTCGGCAGGAGCGGAGGTGCTGCTGGATGCGCCCCTGGGGCTGGAGGCCCTGAGCTGCAGCGATCTGCTGCTCGGTCTGGACGGCGTGGGGCTGTTCATCAACCCCCTGCAGGTGCCCCCCTTCCTGCAACGGCTGCGGCAGGCTGCCGCCCTGAGGGGCCGTACGCCGGTGGCCGTGTTCAGTGGACCGTCCACGCCCCTGGTGGGCGATGACCTGGCCATGGATCTGCTGCCACGGCTCGGAGTCGACCTGCTCTGCCTGCAGGGCCCGCGTCAGCAGGAGGAGCTGGCAGACCTGGTGCGCACGTGCGGGCAATCGCCCCCACCCACGGCCTTGCTGGGGTTGTGGGGGCTGGCGCCGAAGCTCCCTGCCGCAGCCCCAGGATCCCGGCCGCGGCGCCTGGTGTTCCTGGAGCAGGCGATGCTGCCGCCCGCCCCGGGGGCGCGTCTGCGGCTGCTGGAGGTGCTGGAGCGCCTCTGCTCCAGCTCTCCGGACTGGGAGGTGATCCTTCAGAGCGATCCCTTACAGGATGGGCTGGGCCATGCAGGGAACCATGCCGGTTCCGCCGCGGTCGAAGACAGCGAACCCAGCCTGGCCGCGTTGCTGGAGCAGCGCCCGCCCCTGGCCAACCTGCGCCTGGCCCCGCCTTCGGACTGGGCCCGCAGCCTCGATCGGGCCGGCGTCTGCGCCACCATCAGCAGCCCCTTGCTGTGGGAGGCCCTGGGCCGGGAGCTGCCGCTGCTGCTGCTGGGCGACTACGGCATCCGCTCCGACATGCAGGGGCCCCTGCTGTTCGGCTCCGGGCTGATGGGCCGGATCACCAGCTGCGAGAACCTCGAGGAGCTGCTGCATCTGCCGTCCCCCAATCCCGGCTGGCTGCGGGAGCTGGGCTGGGAGATCGGTCCCGATGCCGCTGCCCTGATCCAGTGGCTGGCGGACAGGCCAGCGCAGGCCACCGACCTGGCGGAGCAGCGATGA
- a CDS encoding DUF6716 putative glycosyltransferase has protein sequence MSRLQDRQIAAIASFDSFGKTAMAMLSVCRKQGATTTLFLLEIQGRRLSRRQLIEIQRIDAKVTIVRQDWQTLRQIRATLAELDALVLGLDGQRTRELQMLLRSEMPDGRWPLTVSAYPGILFRHQIEGMMDRSGADLLCLNSPVDLALYSHACQALGISASNAVVTGLPILWSLHPGRRGPVEKPSIVFFEQPSVPGNPLQRHYVCNRLNDLAKRWPDHTVIFKPRTSGVERTLHRRHGEMASRIEKLMRKSPNLQINYKPSLALLRQCGCAITVSSTAAMEAMALGISTRIVADLGVNETLGNHYFVASNTVRSFEAIIADPFTPIHDEAWLDSHGRCQDGRERFIEAMAQLLERGREASQPSRPSSSPGPPGWGAEPWQQYALRHGGRRMLSSAGNRSRLKTSHRGKNVMRYLRDLVLGLHWVEDFVRGR, from the coding sequence ATGAGCCGCCTGCAGGACCGACAGATCGCCGCCATCGCGAGCTTCGACTCCTTTGGCAAGACCGCCATGGCGATGTTGTCGGTGTGCCGCAAGCAGGGGGCAACGACCACCCTGTTCCTGCTGGAAATCCAGGGCCGCCGTCTGTCGCGGCGGCAGCTGATTGAAATCCAGCGGATCGACGCCAAGGTGACAATCGTGCGCCAGGACTGGCAGACCCTCCGCCAGATCCGCGCCACCCTCGCCGAGCTCGATGCCCTGGTGCTGGGCCTGGACGGCCAGCGCACCCGTGAGCTGCAGATGCTGCTGCGATCGGAGATGCCTGATGGGCGCTGGCCCCTGACGGTGAGCGCCTACCCCGGCATCCTCTTCCGCCACCAGATCGAGGGGATGATGGATCGCTCCGGTGCCGATCTGCTCTGCCTCAACTCCCCGGTGGACCTGGCGCTCTACAGCCACGCCTGCCAGGCCCTGGGAATCTCGGCCAGCAACGCCGTGGTGACGGGCCTGCCGATCCTCTGGAGCCTGCACCCAGGCCGCCGCGGCCCCGTGGAGAAGCCGAGCATCGTCTTCTTTGAACAGCCTTCGGTGCCCGGCAATCCTCTGCAGCGCCACTACGTCTGCAACCGGCTCAACGACCTCGCCAAGCGCTGGCCAGACCACACGGTGATCTTCAAGCCGCGCACCTCCGGAGTGGAGCGCACCCTGCACAGGCGCCACGGGGAGATGGCCAGCCGCATCGAGAAGCTGATGCGCAAATCACCGAACCTGCAGATCAACTACAAGCCGAGCCTTGCCCTGCTGCGCCAGTGCGGCTGCGCCATCACCGTGTCGTCAACGGCGGCCATGGAGGCGATGGCCCTGGGCATCAGCACCCGCATCGTGGCCGACCTGGGGGTGAACGAAACGCTTGGCAACCACTACTTCGTGGCCTCGAACACGGTGCGCAGCTTCGAGGCGATCATCGCCGATCCGTTCACGCCGATCCACGACGAGGCCTGGCTCGACAGCCACGGCCGCTGTCAGGACGGCCGCGAACGCTTCATCGAGGCCATGGCCCAGCTGCTCGAACGGGGCAGGGAGGCCTCCCAGCCCAGCAGGCCCTCCAGCTCCCCGGGCCCGCCGGGCTGGGGGGCCGAGCCCTGGCAGCAGTACGCCCTCCGCCACGGCGGCCGGCGGATGCTGAGCAGCGCTGGCAACCGTTCACGCCTCAAGACCAGCCACCGCGGCAAAAATGTGATGCGCTATCTGCGCGACCTCGTGCTCGGTCTCCACTGGGTTGAGGACTTCGTCCGCGGCCGATGA
- a CDS encoding cytidylyltransferase domain-containing protein — MELPIPRHDWSEPLIDPALPPLALIPARGGSKGIPHKNLQPLGGLPLVGRTVQCALAATCIGRVVVSTDDGAIAEAAAAAGAELVSRPAELAGDGASSESALVHALRDLGQQGALPPVFVFLQCTSPFTTGEQIDQVVRSLQGSEANLAFAVTPWHGFLWGRDPDGWGVGLNHDASRPRQRRQDLEPCFLETGSIYALRTQAFLSAGSRFVPPLLPVQIEALSPEIDTPADLALCRQLAPLLEGAVPGGLGG; from the coding sequence ATGGAACTGCCGATCCCGCGCCACGACTGGTCCGAACCGCTGATCGATCCCGCTCTCCCGCCCCTGGCCCTGATTCCGGCAAGGGGCGGGTCCAAGGGCATACCCCACAAGAACCTCCAGCCCCTGGGTGGGCTACCCCTGGTGGGTCGCACGGTTCAGTGCGCCCTCGCCGCCACGTGCATCGGCAGGGTGGTGGTCAGCACCGACGATGGGGCGATCGCTGAGGCCGCCGCCGCAGCAGGCGCCGAGCTGGTGAGCCGGCCTGCGGAGCTGGCAGGCGACGGGGCGTCGTCGGAGTCGGCCCTGGTGCACGCATTGCGCGACCTGGGCCAGCAGGGGGCCCTCCCCCCCGTGTTCGTCTTTCTGCAGTGCACCTCACCATTCACCACCGGCGAGCAGATTGACCAGGTGGTGCGGAGTCTGCAGGGGTCGGAGGCCAACCTGGCCTTTGCCGTGACGCCGTGGCACGGCTTCCTGTGGGGCCGCGATCCTGACGGCTGGGGGGTGGGCCTTAACCACGACGCCAGCCGCCCCCGCCAGAGGCGCCAGGATCTGGAGCCCTGCTTTCTCGAGACAGGCTCCATCTATGCCCTGCGTACCCAGGCCTTCCTGAGTGCCGGCAGCCGCTTCGTGCCACCTCTGCTGCCGGTACAGATCGAGGCGCTCTCCCCGGAGATTGACACCCCGGCCGATCTCGCCCTCTGCCGCCAGCTGGCCCCGCTGCTGGAGGGCGCCGTTCCCGGAGGATTGGGCGGATGA